A single Arachnia propionica DNA region contains:
- a CDS encoding ABC transporter ATP-binding protein: MSPALALRGITRDLRGRRVLDHLDLFVNPGECLALVGLNGAGKTTALRVALGMLRPGSGSAEVLGHDARTSGGEPWGAVGHLVEIPFSYPELTARQNILASVALHGHDPRHVADHIAGLADLLGLGDWLDVPARRLSLGTRQKVGLVAAMAHRPRLLVLDEPTNALDPLATAGLRGIIADLTRDGVAVLVTSHHFDELARIAHRVDVLHAGRVIDSLTPTGPDLEARFFRTVLAAEEHEEKERKR, translated from the coding sequence GTGAGTCCCGCGCTGGCCCTCCGGGGCATCACCCGCGACCTGCGAGGCCGACGGGTTCTCGACCACCTGGATCTGTTCGTCAACCCCGGCGAGTGCCTGGCACTGGTGGGCCTGAACGGCGCCGGGAAGACGACCGCCCTGCGCGTCGCCCTGGGCATGCTGCGGCCCGGATCCGGGAGCGCCGAGGTCCTGGGGCATGACGCCCGGACCTCCGGCGGTGAACCGTGGGGCGCGGTCGGGCACCTGGTGGAGATCCCGTTCTCCTATCCCGAGCTGACGGCCCGGCAGAACATCCTCGCCTCCGTCGCACTGCACGGCCACGATCCCCGGCACGTCGCGGATCACATCGCCGGACTCGCCGATCTTCTCGGGCTGGGCGACTGGCTGGACGTCCCGGCACGTCGTCTGTCGCTGGGTACCCGGCAGAAGGTCGGGTTGGTGGCGGCCATGGCCCACCGACCCCGGTTGCTGGTCCTCGACGAACCGACGAACGCCCTCGACCCGCTGGCCACCGCCGGGCTGCGCGGGATCATCGCGGATCTGACCCGTGACGGCGTGGCCGTTCTGGTGACGAGCCACCACTTCGACGAGCTGGCGCGGATCGCGCATCGCGTCGACGTGCTGCACGCCGGTCGCGTCATCGACTCCCTCACCCCCACGGGACCCGATCTGGAGGCCAGGTTCTTCCGGACCGTGCTGGCCGCCGAAGAGCACGAGGAGAAGGAGAGGAAACGATGA
- a CDS encoding ABC transporter permease codes for MIPGHLLGIEARKLTRSAVTRVATATTLVLVVATSAGGYAAATMARDTQVGTKAAGLMTTDGWPGLTGLAAMGTGVAVLLAAGIVASWLVGREFTDGTVVGLFALPVGPGTIALAKLLVITAWSAALAVASGALTALVGICLGLPVTGAAGCAGAITLVGVLLGAGALPMAWFATLGRGYLAGIAAALGIVIVTNLATGLGIGDLIPWATPVLWATPGGNTQPLALLLPLAAGLAGAILTTRSWGRLELGNR; via the coding sequence ATGATCCCCGGACACCTGTTGGGCATAGAGGCCCGGAAACTCACACGGTCGGCCGTGACCCGGGTGGCGACGGCAACTACCCTGGTCCTGGTGGTGGCCACCTCCGCGGGCGGGTATGCGGCCGCGACGATGGCCCGCGACACCCAGGTGGGCACGAAGGCGGCCGGGCTCATGACCACCGACGGCTGGCCCGGTTTGACGGGGCTGGCGGCCATGGGAACCGGGGTCGCCGTCCTGCTCGCCGCCGGGATCGTCGCGTCCTGGCTGGTGGGCCGGGAGTTCACCGATGGCACCGTGGTGGGTCTGTTCGCCCTTCCTGTCGGCCCGGGCACGATCGCTCTGGCGAAACTGCTCGTCATCACCGCATGGTCCGCGGCGCTGGCCGTCGCATCCGGCGCACTGACGGCCCTGGTGGGCATCTGCCTGGGCCTGCCCGTCACCGGGGCTGCGGGCTGCGCGGGAGCCATCACCCTGGTCGGTGTGCTTCTCGGGGCCGGTGCGCTGCCCATGGCGTGGTTCGCGACCCTCGGACGCGGCTACCTGGCGGGGATCGCGGCCGCCCTGGGGATCGTGATCGTCACCAACCTGGCCACCGGTCTCGGCATCGGGGATCTCATCCCGTGGGCGACTCCCGTCCTGTGGGCCACCCCGGGCGGCAACACGCAGCCCCTCGCCCTACTGCTCCCACTGGCGGCGGGCCTCGCGGGGGCCATCCTCACGACGCGGTCCTGGGGTCGGCTGGAGCTGGGGAATCGCTGA
- a CDS encoding Na+/H+ antiporter family protein translates to MNAVVAAVLVMLILATFRVHVVLSLFLGALVGGLLSGIGLEATMVAFQEGLAGGARIALSYALLGAFAMAVAHSGLTQLLADSLIHRLDGQSSGQKTAFWVKWGMLAGIAAMAVMSQNLVPVHIAFIPLLIPPLLAIMTQLRLDRRAVACIITFGLVTTYMYLPLGFGKIFLEDILLGNIAKAGLDVEGVNVMVAMGIPALGMIAGLLIAVLVTYRKPRDYDPDAKVDVAAPAKVSKPKVVVAVVAIGASFVIQSWLTITDSKADPLLVGALVGLFVFIATGVVRRLEADEVFTSGMRMMALIGFIMITAQGFASVMKASGQVEPLVQATAGLFGDNKAMAAFAMLLVGLLVTMGIGSSFSTLPIITAIYVPLCAALGFSPLATVSIIGTAGALGDAGSPASDSTLGPTAGLNADGQHDHMRDTVIPTFLHFNLPLLAAGWVAAMVL, encoded by the coding sequence ATGAATGCCGTTGTCGCAGCCGTCCTCGTGATGCTGATTCTCGCCACCTTCCGGGTGCACGTCGTGCTGTCGTTGTTCCTGGGGGCGCTGGTGGGTGGCCTGCTCTCCGGGATCGGCCTGGAAGCGACGATGGTCGCCTTCCAGGAGGGTCTGGCCGGTGGCGCGCGCATCGCCCTTTCCTACGCGCTGCTGGGGGCCTTCGCCATGGCCGTTGCCCACTCCGGGTTGACGCAGCTGCTCGCCGATTCCCTCATCCACCGGCTCGACGGTCAGAGCTCCGGGCAGAAAACCGCTTTCTGGGTGAAGTGGGGCATGCTCGCGGGCATCGCAGCGATGGCCGTGATGAGCCAGAACCTGGTTCCCGTGCACATCGCGTTCATTCCGTTGCTGATCCCGCCGCTGCTGGCGATCATGACCCAGCTGCGACTCGACCGTCGCGCCGTGGCCTGCATCATCACCTTCGGCCTGGTCACCACCTACATGTACCTGCCGCTCGGGTTCGGGAAGATCTTCCTGGAGGACATCCTGCTGGGCAACATCGCCAAGGCCGGTCTCGACGTCGAGGGCGTCAACGTGATGGTGGCCATGGGCATTCCCGCGCTCGGCATGATCGCTGGCCTGCTGATCGCGGTCCTGGTGACCTACCGGAAACCCCGCGACTACGACCCCGACGCGAAGGTCGACGTCGCCGCCCCCGCGAAGGTGAGCAAACCGAAGGTGGTTGTAGCCGTGGTCGCGATCGGCGCCAGTTTCGTCATCCAGTCCTGGCTGACGATCACCGATTCCAAGGCCGATCCGCTTCTCGTCGGTGCCCTGGTGGGGCTGTTCGTCTTCATCGCGACGGGCGTGGTGCGACGCCTGGAGGCCGACGAGGTGTTCACCTCCGGGATGCGCATGATGGCGTTGATCGGTTTCATCATGATCACCGCGCAAGGTTTCGCGTCGGTGATGAAGGCCTCCGGGCAGGTGGAACCCCTCGTCCAGGCCACCGCAGGGCTGTTCGGCGACAACAAGGCGATGGCGGCCTTCGCGATGCTCCTGGTCGGTCTGCTCGTGACCATGGGCATCGGGTCGTCGTTCTCCACCCTGCCGATCATCACCGCGATCTACGTCCCGCTGTGCGCGGCGCTGGGTTTCTCGCCCCTGGCCACCGTCTCCATCATCGGCACGGCGGGCGCGCTGGGTGACGCGGGTTCCCCCGCCTCCGACTCGACCCTCGGCCCCACCGCCGGCCTGAACGCCGACGGCCAGCACGACCACATGCGCGACACCGTCATCCCCACCTTCCTGCACTTCAACCTGCCGCTGCTGGCCGCGGGCTGGGTGGCTGCCATGGTGCTCTGA
- a CDS encoding glutamate decarboxylase, with protein sequence MSPSHPHRTASAGTRQVELNPLFARPGEATELPRTRLPRGESLPETAYQIVHDEAMLDGNARLNLATFVGTWMDDHANRLALESADKNMIDKDEYPRTAEIETRCWQMLADLWHSPDPEHTIGTSTIGSSEAAMLGGLALKRRWQQARRAAGKSADRPNLVMSSAVQVCWEKFCNYWDVEARYVPVSREHPMFDGHDLEHYVDENTIGVVAIMGITYTGRYEPVAGIAAALDRIQAETGLDVRIHVDGASGAMVAPFLQPDLEWDFRLERVVSINTSGHKYGLVYPGLGWVVWRTADDLPEDLVFRVSYLGGDMPTFALNFSRPGSQVLLQYYLFLRLGFDGYRRVHETSRSVATFLSGEIGAMDDFELCSDGTDIPVFAWRLTQRPGRNWGLHDLSDRLRMKGWLVPTYPLPDDLADELVQRVVVRNGFSHDLAHAFLDDLRCEVDHLNTLTAPMPAITRQSGFHH encoded by the coding sequence ATGAGCCCGTCACACCCCCACCGCACCGCATCCGCTGGCACGCGCCAGGTGGAGTTGAATCCCCTCTTCGCCCGGCCAGGTGAGGCCACCGAGCTGCCGCGCACCCGCCTGCCCCGAGGCGAGTCGCTGCCGGAAACCGCCTACCAGATCGTCCACGACGAGGCGATGCTCGACGGCAACGCCCGCCTCAACCTGGCCACCTTCGTCGGCACCTGGATGGACGATCACGCCAACCGCCTGGCGTTGGAGTCGGCGGACAAGAACATGATCGACAAGGACGAGTACCCCCGCACCGCGGAGATCGAAACCCGCTGCTGGCAGATGCTCGCCGACCTGTGGCACTCCCCCGACCCGGAACACACGATCGGCACCTCGACGATCGGATCGTCGGAGGCGGCGATGCTGGGCGGCCTGGCGTTGAAGCGTCGCTGGCAGCAGGCCCGCCGCGCCGCCGGGAAATCCGCGGACCGCCCCAACCTGGTGATGTCCAGCGCCGTGCAGGTGTGCTGGGAGAAGTTCTGCAACTACTGGGACGTGGAGGCGCGCTACGTGCCGGTCAGCCGGGAACATCCGATGTTCGACGGCCACGACCTGGAGCACTACGTCGACGAGAACACCATCGGTGTGGTCGCGATCATGGGAATCACCTACACGGGACGCTACGAACCGGTCGCCGGGATCGCGGCCGCCCTGGACCGCATCCAGGCCGAAACCGGACTCGACGTCAGGATCCACGTCGACGGTGCGTCGGGGGCAATGGTGGCGCCCTTCCTGCAGCCGGACCTGGAATGGGACTTCCGGCTGGAACGGGTGGTCTCCATCAACACCTCGGGGCACAAGTACGGGCTCGTGTACCCGGGTCTGGGGTGGGTGGTGTGGCGCACCGCCGACGACCTGCCCGAGGATCTGGTGTTCCGGGTCAGCTACCTGGGAGGCGACATGCCGACCTTCGCGCTGAACTTCTCCCGCCCCGGATCGCAGGTGCTGCTGCAGTACTACTTGTTCCTGCGGCTCGGTTTCGACGGGTACCGGCGCGTCCACGAGACGTCGCGGTCGGTCGCCACTTTCCTGTCGGGCGAGATCGGCGCCATGGACGACTTCGAGCTGTGCAGCGACGGCACCGACATTCCCGTCTTCGCCTGGCGCCTCACGCAACGCCCCGGCCGCAACTGGGGCCTGCACGACCTCTCCGACCGGCTGCGGATGAAGGGCTGGCTGGTGCCCACCTACCCCCTGCCCGATGACCTGGCCGACGAACTGGTGCAGCGCGTCGTGGTCCGCAACGGTTTCAGCCACGACCTGGCCCACGCCTTCCTCGACGACCTGCGCTGCGAGGTCGACCACCTGAACACCCTGACAGCCCCCATGCCGGCGATCACCAGGCAGTCCGGTTTCCACCACTGA